The following proteins are co-located in the Desulfoscipio sp. XC116 genome:
- the gltX gene encoding glutamate--tRNA ligase, which translates to MIDTKVRFAPSPTGPLHIGGARSALFNWLFARHYGGKFVVRIEDTDLDRSSRASEDDILSSLRWLGLDWDEGINVGGGNGPYRQTERLEIYSRYAAQLLENGLAYRCYCSEEELAAQREAQLAAGELVRYTGRCRDLSPEDCARLEAGGRKPVLRFKVPADKIITVRDIVRGAVNFDCAGIGDFIIIKSDGIPTYNFAVVADDHLMGINHVIRAEEHLSNTPLQVLLYEALGWDVPEFAHVSLILGKDRSKMSKRHGATSIEQYRELGYLPEALVNFLALLGWSPGTEEEVFTLDQIKEQFSLERVSKSPAVFDLEKLNWLNGNYIRHSSVERLAELAIPFLRKAGYLPDVLDDSVREKVRLIVVAVRERLEYMAQINDFADVFFNDPGYDNSEAQGILTQEQVPAVIKALRDKLVGYVDDLDEDGARALLKKLPKELGIGGKKVYQPLRVALTGKLSGPDLHHLLPVLGAPKVIVRLEKALAAVG; encoded by the coding sequence TTGATCGATACTAAAGTTAGATTTGCACCCAGCCCGACAGGACCTTTACATATAGGTGGGGCACGCTCTGCCCTGTTTAATTGGCTTTTTGCCCGCCATTACGGCGGTAAATTTGTTGTGCGTATAGAGGATACCGATTTGGATCGTTCGTCGAGAGCATCGGAAGACGATATATTGTCCTCGCTGCGCTGGCTTGGCCTGGACTGGGATGAAGGTATTAATGTGGGGGGCGGCAACGGTCCGTATCGCCAAACAGAGAGACTGGAAATATATTCACGTTACGCCGCTCAATTGCTGGAAAACGGGTTGGCCTACCGGTGCTACTGCAGCGAGGAGGAGTTAGCCGCCCAGCGGGAGGCTCAATTGGCCGCCGGGGAATTGGTTAGATACACCGGCAGGTGTCGTGATCTTAGTCCGGAAGATTGTGCGCGTTTGGAAGCCGGGGGCCGTAAGCCGGTATTGCGCTTTAAAGTGCCCGCGGATAAGATAATCACGGTGCGGGATATTGTGCGGGGGGCTGTTAATTTTGACTGTGCCGGTATCGGAGATTTCATTATTATCAAGTCGGATGGCATACCCACGTATAATTTTGCCGTGGTGGCGGATGATCATTTAATGGGTATCAACCATGTTATCCGTGCCGAGGAACATCTCTCCAACACACCTCTGCAGGTATTACTGTACGAGGCGCTGGGTTGGGACGTGCCGGAATTTGCTCATGTGTCATTGATACTGGGCAAAGACCGTTCTAAAATGAGCAAGCGCCATGGTGCCACATCTATTGAACAGTACCGGGAATTAGGCTATTTACCCGAGGCGCTGGTGAATTTTTTAGCACTTTTAGGCTGGTCTCCGGGTACCGAGGAAGAGGTCTTTACCCTGGACCAGATTAAGGAACAATTTTCACTGGAGCGTGTATCCAAAAGCCCGGCGGTGTTTGACCTTGAGAAACTGAACTGGCTGAACGGCAATTACATCAGGCACAGTTCGGTGGAGCGGCTTGCGGAATTGGCGATACCTTTTTTACGCAAGGCCGGTTATTTGCCCGATGTCTTAGACGACTCGGTGCGGGAGAAGGTGCGTCTAATAGTAGTTGCGGTCAGAGAGCGCCTGGAGTATATGGCGCAAATCAATGATTTTGCCGATGTCTTTTTTAACGATCCCGGTTATGACAATAGTGAGGCACAAGGCATTCTGACCCAGGAACAAGTGCCTGCGGTAATTAAAGCATTGCGGGATAAATTGGTCGGCTATGTGGATGATTTGGATGAGGACGGTGCCCGGGCATTATTGAAAAAGCTGCCCAAAGAGCTGGGGATCGGCGGAAAGAAGGTTTATCAGCCGCTGCGGGTTGCCTTGACCGGTAAACTCAGCGGTCCGGATTTGCACCACTTGCTGCCTGTGCTTGGTGCGCCAAAGGTTATCGTCCGTTTGGAAAAGGCGCTGGCCGCGGTAGGCTAG
- the cysE gene encoding serine O-acetyltransferase: MFGRLRKDMQAVFERDPAAKSVLEVLLCYPGLHAITLHRVAHFFFRHRFFLIARLISQFARAVTQIEIHPGARISEGLFIDHGAGVVIGETAEIGNNVTIYQGVTLGGTGKEKGKRHPTIGNNVVISTGAKILGSFTVGDNSKIGAGSVVLKAVPPNSTVVGVPGKVVVRDGEKILDAGVSMIDLRHDLLPDPVAESMFSMQKNVEILEKRVKELEQALQDINSKQR; the protein is encoded by the coding sequence TTGTTTGGTCGGCTCCGTAAAGATATGCAAGCGGTATTTGAAAGGGACCCGGCCGCTAAATCGGTGCTTGAGGTACTGCTTTGCTATCCCGGTCTGCATGCCATTACATTGCACCGGGTCGCTCACTTCTTTTTCCGGCATCGTTTTTTTCTCATAGCCCGGCTGATTTCCCAGTTTGCCAGGGCGGTCACGCAAATTGAAATCCACCCGGGGGCCAGGATTAGTGAAGGTTTATTTATTGATCACGGCGCCGGAGTAGTTATCGGGGAAACCGCCGAGATAGGCAACAATGTAACTATTTATCAGGGAGTGACCCTGGGGGGCACCGGGAAAGAGAAAGGTAAACGTCACCCGACCATCGGAAATAATGTGGTAATCAGCACCGGTGCTAAAATACTTGGGTCGTTCACTGTGGGCGATAACAGTAAGATCGGTGCCGGTTCCGTGGTGCTGAAGGCTGTTCCTCCCAATAGCACCGTAGTCGGTGTGCCGGGTAAGGTAGTGGTTCGGGACGGTGAAAAAATATTAGATGCAGGGGTATCTATGATTGACTTGCGTCATGACCTGCTGCCTGATCCTGTGGCCGAGTCGATGTTTAGTATGCAAAAAAACGTGGAGATATTGGAAAAGCGGGTTAAAGAACTGGAGCAGGCATTACAGGATATTAATAGTAAACAGCGTTAA